The DNA region GTACTAAGATCCGCGGACGCCCACGTTCCAGCTGGAAGAATTTGGTCGACGACTCCCCGCCGGGGAGGTAGTGGCCCCTTCCAGGAACACGCTGCATGGCACGGTGCTCTGTCACTTTCTGCGCTGCACAAGTGTCAGCAGCGCACAGCTCAGCGCGAATTGGAGTACGCCGTGTTAGTGCCGAACAGCACGATGCTGCGGAAAATAGATGAGGTCATCTGCGCAGAGCGGATGACCCGGGCATCCTTGCGGTGTCGCTAGGCACTCTTCCAACGATAGGGCTTAACCTAGCGAAGGCCAAAATTTTGTCCAACTCGCATGAGCAATTTATGAGTTCAGCGGCAGCCGCTCGTGCATATCTAGCGTGAAGGTGCCGTAGGGGTTGATGTGCTGCCATTTCAGCGGCGTCAAGGCCCGCAGGTCCACCGGCGTGAGTCGGCCCTGCCACTCCGGTTCTAACAGCACCTGCTGCATCATCAGCGTGTTGACGTAGACCAGGCTGACTTGAAGCAGATGCAGGCCCAGCATCTGGATTTCCTGTTCCAGGGTGTGGTTGGTGGTGAACTCGCCGCCCTTGCCGTACAGGATGAAATCGTTGGCGCTGTTCCAGGACTCGATCACCTGCAAGCCCTCGTGAATCTCGCGGCGCAGACTCTCCTGTCGCAGATAGTCGCACAGGAAAGCGGTTTTCACCGCTTTCCCCAGTTCGGCCAGCGCGCGGTACGTCGGGTGCTGCACGTTCTGGCGGGTGAAACGCCGCAGGATGCTCTCGGCGTCCGCCGTTCCCAGCCGCAGGGCGGTGGCGAGCTTGATCATCTCGTCGTACTGCTGCTCGATCAACTCCCACTGGATCGGGCGGGTCAGGAGCGCTTGCAGATTGGCGTACTGTTCCGGCTCACCCCTGTTCGGGCGGTACAGCTTCTGACGCTTGATGTTCTTGAGGCGTGGCAGGAGCTGGAAGCCGAGCAGGTGGCAAAACGCGAAGCCCACCTCGCTCTGACCGTGGGTATCGACGTAATTCTTCTCCACCTCCATCTCGGTGTCGTGCCGCAGCACGCCCTCGATCATGGCGGCCACCTCGCTGCTGGAGCAGCTCCCCAACTGGCTGTAGATGCAGACCGAATGCTGCTCAACGTGCCAGTACACCATCACGCCGGGGCCGCCGTAGCGGGCGTGCCACTCGGTCATCAGGTTCTGGTCCCAGGCCCCGAACCGCTTGCTGTCCGAGGCGCAGGCGGTGGTGGCCTCGCCCCACAGAGCCGGGTCCCTGGCCTGAAAGATGGCGTTGCACACGCGGCTGATCGCGTCCCGGAGCTGCTCTTTGTGGACGTAACGGCGGCGGATGTACTGGAGGTCAGCGAAGCTGTCCTCCCCGCCGCCGCTGCACATTCGCTTCAAACCCGCGTTGGTGCCGATGCCGTGCAGGCACAGCAGCAAGCGGCGCTGGACCACCTCGCGGCCCAGCACTTCACGGGCGGCCACCGAGTGGAAGGCGTCGGTGAACCCGGTGCGGAGTTCGGTTTCTTTCAACACGTCCAGCAGGTTGGTCATCGGCCAGCGCTGCACCAGCGCCGCCGCCAGCCGGGTGATGTTCTGCGGTTCGGGCAGGGCGCTCAGCGGCGAGATCGACAGCCGCCCCTTGCCCTTCTTCGAGGTGATCAGCCTGACGCTTGCACTGCTGGGCAGTTCTGTGTTCAGCGCTTCCAGGGCGTGTTCCATGCGGGTGCGGAGGTGATGGGTAAAGGTCTGGGCCTCCCCCGGCTGGGCCAGGGCCGAGTAGTACTCGGCCCGTTTCTGCTCGAAGTCGCCGGGCAGGTCATCGTCGGGGTTGCGGAAGCGCCCGGCCCCCTCGATCCAGACCTCCTTGCAGCGGATCTTGTCGCGCAGCGTGGTTAGCACGCACATCTCGTAGGTGACGCGGTTGACCCTGCGGCCCTCGGCATCATCCAGCACCAGGGCCTGCCAGTCGTCCTTCACGACGCCGCCCAGGGGAACGGTTTCGCCCAGGGGAAAGGTGCCGATCCGGCGATCCCGGTACTTCGCCAGCAGCTCCAGCGCCCGCATGATGGGGCGGTGGCGCTCGTTGTTGCAGCGGAAGCTGAGCGCGTCCAGCAGCAGCGACACCGCCCGGCGGTAGTGGTGGCCGTAGGAGTTGCGCGTGACCAGGCGCACCTGGCGGTCATAGCTGCCCTCCGCCTCCATCTCGCGGATCAGATCGTCGAGAACAGGTTCCGGCACCACCGGGTAGATCACTTCGCGCACCGCGCCCTCCGGCTGGGCGCGGGCGGCCTTCGCCAGCTTGAAGAGCAACGCACTCTTGCCCCGCACCCGCCGGAGTTGCCGCAGCAACTCCGCCTCCACCTTGCTCTCGGCGTGGGTGCCGATGTGGTGGGCCACCCGGATCAGCAGCTCCACCAGGTCATCGGTCACCTCGGTCTGCCGCTGCCAGCACAGCGCGGCCAGCAGCACATGGCGCAACGGCGCAGGATGGCGGCGCAGTTCACGCGGCGGTTCGCTGGCCGCCCGGCGACGGTACTGCCCGATGACCCGGGGCGGAACGCTTATGAAGACCTCGGCGGACAGGCCCAGGGCGCGGAGTTCGGCCAGCTTGGCGAGTTCCTCAAGAACCGTGTCCACCTTGACCCGTCCGGCGGTGTCCTTGAGGGTTGCCAGCGTGGAGCGGACCACCAGCAGCGGTTGCAGATCCTCTGCCGCCGCATCGGTGCTGATCAGGGCGTCCAGGGCCTGGCAGGACTGCGCGCTGATCCGATGCTGGACGCTTTGTAGCCAGCGGGCCTCCTGTTCGTTGACGGCGGCGCGCAGACACCGTGCCAACCGTTCCGCCGGGGGCGGAACGAGGCGCTGTCCCCGGAGAAAGGCCAGGCCCTGCTGTTTCAACCCTTCCGAGTCGGGGTTGAGATCGGCCACCAGGGGAGCGAGGTGCGCGATCAGTTCCAACTCGTCGGCAGCCCGGAAAGCCCGGAACCCGCAGAATCCAGCGACTTCCTCGCGGTGTCGCCGTGCGGTGCGGGAAGTCCAGTCCACCTCGCTCCAGATCGCCGGGTCCACCGCGAGCTGCCGGGCCAGCAGATCAACGATCACGCCGGGAACCGCCTGTGGACGTGCTGGGAACTGACCCTGAAGCTGGAAGAGCTTGAGGAGCGCCGCCAGACTCAGCAAGGCGACGTCGCTCTTGAAGCCCAAAAAATCCCGTTCCAAACGGGTCAGGGTGAAGTGTCCGGCCAGCTCTTCGGGAGACCAGTCGTGTTTCACGCTTCAGCTAACGCTGGAGCAGCCGGGTGATGGTACTGGGATGAACCCCGAACAGACGGGCGCACTGCGCCGCCGTGCGCTGCCCGGACTGCACCGACTCACGGATGTCCTGCTCCTGGTGAGGCAGCAGCTTGCGCTTGCGGCCCCCGACGCGGCCTTCTAACCGGGCCTGTTCCAGTCCCGCATTAGTCCGCTCGCGGATCATGGCCCGCTCGAATTCGGCAAAGGCCCCCACCATCTGCATCATCATCCGGCCCGCAGGGGTGGTGGTGTCGATGGCCTCGGTCAGGCTACGAAACCCCACGCCCCGCTCGCCCAGCAACTCCATCAGGTGTAACACGTCCTTGAGACTGCGGCTCAGGCGGTCCAGCTTCCAGACGATGACGGTATCCCCGGCACGGAGCTGGTCCAGCATCTTGTGCAACTCAGGGCGGTCCCAGCGGCCACCGGAAGCGTGTTCGGTGAACACGCGCTCTGATCCGGCTGTTTCCAGTGCCCGGAGTTGGGCGGCGGTGTCCTGTTCGTGCTGCTTGCTGACGCGGGCATATCCGACTTGCATGGGGCCTCCAGAATTGCAAAAACGTGTTGCCAGTATAAATCATTGTGCAACAGAGTTTCGCAAGGCTGCAAGACCCAATTCATCACCTCAGCAGAACCATTGCGTTATCGGCCGTTATCGCACGCCTTCAAACTTCAGGGCCGGAAGTCCCTCATGTGAGTTGGCCAAAATCTTGGTTTTCGCTGGATTATGCCCTTCAGTTACTAAGCAATAGGTCTTCAAAAAACGGTAAACTCCTGTACAAGCATGGCTATTCACTCCGCTATGCAAAGCGCAACTCCTGAGGAAAGGCAATACCCACACTGGGGGGGGAGGTCATTCTGGGATGACCTCTATAAGCCCAGTTGTTAAGATCTGGAGCTATGAATCCCCTGATCGAACGCGCTCAACAGACGTCGCGAAGAATCGAGGCTTATCTTCAAGAAATTGAAGACGCTGATGTTTGGACACTCAGAGAACAGGAAAGAACTTTGCCCTCCGAGTCGTATATCTACATATTGAGCTTAATGGGTCACCTTATCTATTCAGATGGACTGGTGCATAAACAGGAGATAGAACTAGCCAAGCAGTACTTTTCTAGCAATGCCGAGAGAACCATTGAGGAACGCCTGCGTGTCCTTTCCAGCAAGAATCACTCAAAATCTACTGCCTTGCCTAATTTTTTGAAAGCTGCCGTTTATTTTGATGCGGTCAAGAATACCAGATACACCGATGCAATTATCGGACTTATCGAGAAGTTTGGCAATATTGTTATTGCAGTAGACGGTAATAAATTAGAAGTGGAAATACGTGTTCTAGGTGAAATAATCTCAAACCTCATTGATCTGGCCGTCGAATGCCGTGAAGCCACAAGGCAGGCTCTGAAAAAGGGAACAAGCAAAGAGATTGGAAGAGCGAAGAAGGAGGAAGAGAAAGAGCCGTCATTGGATGATCTGCTGACAGAACTGCGTTCTATGATTGGATTGCAACGTGTAAAGCAGGAGGTCGTGGCTGCCACCAATCTGGTGCGCGTGCGTCAGCTCCGTGAGGAGATGGGACTTCCTGCTATGCCCGTAAGTCTCCACATGGTCTTTACGGGGAACCCTGGGACTGGGAAAACGACTGTTGCACGCCTACTTGCCCAAATATACCGTGAGATTGGCCTGTTGGAAGAGGGCCACCTTGTAGAAGTTGACCGCAGTGGTCTCATTGCTGATTATCTGGGTCAAACCGCCGGTAAAGTTCAGGCGGCTGTTCAGTCGGCACGGGGCGGCATCCTGTTCATTGATGAGGCTTACGCTCTCAAAACAGATGCTCGCGATTCTTATGGTCAGGAAGCCATCAACACCCTGCTCAAGGCCATGGAGGATCACCGAGACGACTTGATCATTATCGTGGCGGGATACACCGCACCAATCAATGAATTTCTGGAAACAAATCCAGGACTCCGGTCCAGATTCAACCGGTTTGTTCATTTCGATGATTACGATGGCGAGGAATTGTTGAACATATTTACATATCTGTGTGATAAGCACGGTTACAGTTCCACGCAGATCGCCAAGCATCAGCTGAAGAATCACTTCTCGACGCTCTATGAAGGCAGAGGGGAAAATTTCGGGAACGCCCGTGATGTACGCAATGTTTTTGAGACGATCTTGAAGCATCAGGCCGAGCGCGTGGTGGCCATCCACAAACCTACGGCAGATGATCTATCTTTTATTGATCTGGCTGATATCGCCTGGCTGTTCGAACGTCCGAATGCTGAACCGGTTAAAGCTGGACGCGCATGAATGGTTCGATGACGCCTGGCGCGAATGTCCCCTTAACGGCGGAGCGCCCCGGTCTGAGTCTGGTGAGGATAGGTCTGGGCTGGAATTTTCCTGAAGGCACTGTACCGTTCGATCTAGATGCCAGCGCTCTGCTAGTACAGCCCAACGGAAAACTGCGCGGCGACGATGACCTGGTGTTCTACAACAACCCGAGTGATCCAGCGCTGAGCGTGCATTACGGCGGCGACAACACAGACGGTGCAGGTGAAGGGGACGATGAACGCTTGACCGTTCGGCTGGACCGGGTCCCCGCCGAGATTTCCAAGGTGGTGATTTGCGCGACCATCCATGACGCTGAGGACAAGCATTTTGGCCTGGTGGACGGGGCGTATATCCGGCTGCAGAACTTGGAAGACGGAGAAGAACTGGCCCGCTTCGAGTTGCAGCGGGACTTCAACGAGGTCACCGCCATGCTGTTCGGCGAACTGTATCGCCACAACGGTGCCTGGAAGTTCCGCGCCCTGGGCATGGGATTCAAGGGCGGCCTGGAAGCGGTGGTGACGAACTTCGGCGTTCAAGTGTCCTGATAGGCGAGGGAGCCAGTGGGTGAAACGGCGCAAGACCCACCGGAAAATACGGGACAAGACGGCGGGCAAGGTCCGCTTGCTGCACCGTGTGCTGGCCGAGCAAATGCTGGCCCGCCCCTGAAAGATGGCGAGATCGTTCACCACCGTGACGGCGACAGCACCAACAATGACCCCGGCAATCTTCTGGTGCTGCCGAGCCAGCGGTATCACGCCCACACCGAATATCACCTAGGCTGCGCCCGGAAAGGCATGTCCAGCCTATTCGCCGAGTTATTCCAAGCCGTCACGGAGGATGGTCGCGGCACGCTGTTCGAGAGGGTGATTCCCCCGGCCGGAGCGGGCCATTGTTCACCGCAAACAGGCCAGGACGGCGCAGGAAGCTGTGTTCTGCTCCAGGAACGCCCTCGCTGAAGCCAAGGGCCAGCCAGTCGGCCTTGTAACCATCGGCATTCTGAATAAGCTCGCGGAATACCAGAGGGTAGTTGACCCCATGGGCGAAAACGCGCCGTAGTGTCACGATGGTCGGCTCCCCGCGAAGCTTACCCATCAACCCCTCCACGATTGACGATGCCACCCTTCTTCATCACACGTTCTCTATAAAGAGACGACGGCTCGTCTGACCGGCAGGAGACCGAAGAGGTTCTCCGACAGACAGGCGCATTTTTGGCCCGTCCGACAGGAAGTTATGGAAGCATAGAGGTCATGACCATGAAACTGTGGGCGCTCTCGTTCTTCCTCGTGGCCAACGCTCAAGCCCTGCCCATGCAGGGAAACAATGCGGATCTCGCCAAGGCCTCCCTCAAGGGGGCGGGCGCAAAAGTCCTGGCTTGCCCCACACAGCTGATTCAGGACAAGCAGAATACCTACGTCTGTGGTGAATTCCCTGGTACATTGCAGAAAGCGGTAGGCAGCTGGGATGAATTCGCCGAACTGCTGAACTATGAGCCTGGCACGGAGTGGGAGGATGTCCTCAACCCGATTGGCAAGGTGCCCAACCATCCGCGTAATAACGGTTTGGCCCGGGGATACTATTTCCAGGACACGAAGTTTCTCTTCGTCACAGCGCCCATCAGCACACCAAACGGAACTGTGCAGAACCGCATGCTGATGTATCTGTCTGTGGCGAAAAACGAGCCCCAGGTGAAGGGCCGGCCCCTGCAGTAGCGAAATCCGGATTGGAGGCGCTGGCAGTACCCCAGAACACTCAACAGGTTCTCGTCGCCGCTCGCGCGATAGAGCACTACCGCCTCTTTACAGAGGCAATTCCGGAAGCTCAAGCGCCCGCAGATGCCCGTAAGTCTGGTCCAAGGGACGCTGGTCCGGCACGTACAGGATCATGCCGTCGCGCCCACGGGTCAGCAGCACACGGTACGAGTTGAGCCGCAGGCGGTGGGGATCTTCCGGTGCCCGTTTGCCCGCTGCCGGCGTCCGGGGCACAGGCGAAACCCACGCCTGCCCATCCCACTTCAAGTCGCCGCCCCAGCACAGGATGGGAAAATCAAGCTCCAGCCCCTGGCACACGAACTCCGAAGCGATGTGGGTCAGCTGGCAGCAGGACTTCGGGTCCGCGGGCGGATTGTTAAACCAGGGCCCTGCCTGGTAGGCCTTGATGCCCAGGTTCCAGGTGTCGAGTCCCACGGTCTTGAGATTGCTCGCTTTGCTGGACGCCAGCAGGCCGTACCGCTTGTCCTCCGCGTCCTCATAGCGAGTCCGCACGTAGGCTTTGGCCGCTTCCAGATCCCGGGTCAGATACACCTCGAAGCCTTGAGACTGGACACGTTCAGTGAGCCCTCTTGCTTCTGCCTCGTCGCCATCCAGCAGGGCACGCACCCAGCGGTACAGGTCCTCGGCCAGATGCGAGCGCAGCGACACCGTGAGATCCAGCGCGTCGTTGCTCACCACCTGCGCGGCGTTCGGGAACAGGTGGATGATCTTCTGGGGGGCGTGCAGGATCCAGGACTTGTCGCTGTCCTCAAGTGCGGCGTTCCACCCGGCCAGCCCACCTTCTTCGCCGATGTAGATTTCCTGGCCCTCGCCGATCAGGCCCACCAGCATGGCCCAGCCGGGCATCTGGGCCCCCAGCCGGAGGAAATCCTCCGGCTCACTCGTCGCGTGTCCGCGTTTTTCCAGGACCTGCTGGGCGTCCCAGGCGCGCTGCGCCTCGTCGTACACCCAGATGTGCTCTTCAGGCAGTCGCTTTCGGTGGGCGCCGTACTGCTTGAGAAAGTCGTGGACGCCTTGCACGAAGACCTTGTGGCCCAGAGCGTGCTGCAGCACGCTCACCAAA from Deinococcus radiopugnans ATCC 19172 includes:
- a CDS encoding Tn3 family transposase, which translates into the protein MKHDWSPEELAGHFTLTRLERDFLGFKSDVALLSLAALLKLFQLQGQFPARPQAVPGVIVDLLARQLAVDPAIWSEVDWTSRTARRHREEVAGFCGFRAFRAADELELIAHLAPLVADLNPDSEGLKQQGLAFLRGQRLVPPPAERLARCLRAAVNEQEARWLQSVQHRISAQSCQALDALISTDAAAEDLQPLLVVRSTLATLKDTAGRVKVDTVLEELAKLAELRALGLSAEVFISVPPRVIGQYRRRAASEPPRELRRHPAPLRHVLLAALCWQRQTEVTDDLVELLIRVAHHIGTHAESKVEAELLRQLRRVRGKSALLFKLAKAARAQPEGAVREVIYPVVPEPVLDDLIREMEAEGSYDRQVRLVTRNSYGHHYRRAVSLLLDALSFRCNNERHRPIMRALELLAKYRDRRIGTFPLGETVPLGGVVKDDWQALVLDDAEGRRVNRVTYEMCVLTTLRDKIRCKEVWIEGAGRFRNPDDDLPGDFEQKRAEYYSALAQPGEAQTFTHHLRTRMEHALEALNTELPSSASVRLITSKKGKGRLSISPLSALPEPQNITRLAAALVQRWPMTNLLDVLKETELRTGFTDAFHSVAAREVLGREVVQRRLLLCLHGIGTNAGLKRMCSGGGEDSFADLQYIRRRYVHKEQLRDAISRVCNAIFQARDPALWGEATTACASDSKRFGAWDQNLMTEWHARYGGPGVMVYWHVEQHSVCIYSQLGSCSSSEVAAMIEGVLRHDTEMEVEKNYVDTHGQSEVGFAFCHLLGFQLLPRLKNIKRQKLYRPNRGEPEQYANLQALLTRPIQWELIEQQYDEMIKLATALRLGTADAESILRRFTRQNVQHPTYRALAELGKAVKTAFLCDYLRQESLRREIHEGLQVIESWNSANDFILYGKGGEFTTNHTLEQEIQMLGLHLLQVSLVYVNTLMMQQVLLEPEWQGRLTPVDLRALTPLKWQHINPYGTFTLDMHERLPLNS
- a CDS encoding recombinase family protein, whose product is MQVGYARVSKQHEQDTAAQLRALETAGSERVFTEHASGGRWDRPELHKMLDQLRAGDTVIVWKLDRLSRSLKDVLHLMELLGERGVGFRSLTEAIDTTTPAGRMMMQMVGAFAEFERAMIRERTNAGLEQARLEGRVGGRKRKLLPHQEQDIRESVQSGQRTAAQCARLFGVHPSTITRLLQR
- a CDS encoding AAA family ATPase translates to MNPLIERAQQTSRRIEAYLQEIEDADVWTLREQERTLPSESYIYILSLMGHLIYSDGLVHKQEIELAKQYFSSNAERTIEERLRVLSSKNHSKSTALPNFLKAAVYFDAVKNTRYTDAIIGLIEKFGNIVIAVDGNKLEVEIRVLGEIISNLIDLAVECREATRQALKKGTSKEIGRAKKEEEKEPSLDDLLTELRSMIGLQRVKQEVVAATNLVRVRQLREEMGLPAMPVSLHMVFTGNPGTGKTTVARLLAQIYREIGLLEEGHLVEVDRSGLIADYLGQTAGKVQAAVQSARGGILFIDEAYALKTDARDSYGQEAINTLLKAMEDHRDDLIIIVAGYTAPINEFLETNPGLRSRFNRFVHFDDYDGEELLNIFTYLCDKHGYSSTQIAKHQLKNHFSTLYEGRGENFGNARDVRNVFETILKHQAERVVAIHKPTADDLSFIDLADIAWLFERPNAEPVKAGRA
- a CDS encoding TerD family protein; amino-acid sequence: MNGSMTPGANVPLTAERPGLSLVRIGLGWNFPEGTVPFDLDASALLVQPNGKLRGDDDLVFYNNPSDPALSVHYGGDNTDGAGEGDDERLTVRLDRVPAEISKVVICATIHDAEDKHFGLVDGAYIRLQNLEDGEELARFELQRDFNEVTAMLFGELYRHNGAWKFRALGMGFKGGLEAVVTNFGVQVS
- a CDS encoding HNH endonuclease, coding for MVHHRDGDSTNNDPGNLLVLPSQRYHAHTEYHLGCARKGMSSLFAELFQAVTEDGRGTLFERVIPPAGAGHCSPQTGQDGAGSCVLLQERPR
- a CDS encoding DUF2075 domain-containing protein, translated to MTISPDVYAQGVDAFLQQSLAEWDQGLRAHHQGLTGEQPDAGQVRAWANCQRVLQDVLGELAEAQPELLACTLAFEYELPRERGRRPDVILLTRDRVLVLEFKDHPFPTPVEEAAHQDQVAAYARDLQHYHAASHGLLVRPVLVYAQRPGLREQRGEVTVVGPDTLGAYLRAEVQAGPRQFDHDAWLNADYAPLPSLVSAARRLFEHEPLPAIRRAESAGIEETVAALVQAARQAHERGEHHLALVTGVPGAGKTLVGLQFVYARTLGEDDGARDAVFLSGNGPLVSVLQHALGHKVFVQGVHDFLKQYGAHRKRLPEEHIWVYDEAQRAWDAQQVLEKRGHATSEPEDFLRLGAQMPGWAMLVGLIGEGQEIYIGEEGGLAGWNAALEDSDKSWILHAPQKIIHLFPNAAQVVSNDALDLTVSLRSHLAEDLYRWVRALLDGDEAEARGLTERVQSQGFEVYLTRDLEAAKAYVRTRYEDAEDKRYGLLASSKASNLKTVGLDTWNLGIKAYQAGPWFNNPPADPKSCCQLTHIASEFVCQGLELDFPILCWGGDLKWDGQAWVSPVPRTPAAGKRAPEDPHRLRLNSYRVLLTRGRDGMILYVPDQRPLDQTYGHLRALELPELPL